Proteins encoded within one genomic window of Pseudomonas cannabina:
- a CDS encoding flagellar brake protein yields the protein MNGSSADDAPQPPKVLNTPLEIAANLRLLVESHDPLIITFHERAQRFQSYLLEVDRDSNTMALDEMIPRDGERFIGNGEPYRVEGFHDGVRIAWESSAQMDIVEADGQRMYRGPMPDEVIYHQRRNAFRAALKLAQLVDVEIGGERLKSTLTGKLLDISATGCKLRFEGDVSDRMQLGQVYDRLVAKLPFGAMTAPVELRHLHFEERFHTTFAGVRFHNMSGLVQRQVERFVYQLQREARRFDKDDDF from the coding sequence GTGAATGGCTCAAGCGCGGACGATGCTCCGCAGCCCCCGAAGGTCCTTAATACACCTTTGGAAATCGCAGCGAACCTGCGGCTGCTCGTCGAGAGTCATGATCCTCTGATCATTACCTTTCACGAGCGCGCCCAGCGCTTCCAGAGCTACCTGCTCGAAGTCGACCGTGACAGCAACACCATGGCGCTCGACGAAATGATCCCCCGTGATGGCGAACGCTTCATCGGTAATGGCGAGCCCTACCGTGTGGAAGGCTTTCATGACGGCGTACGCATTGCCTGGGAAAGCTCCGCGCAGATGGACATCGTCGAGGCTGACGGCCAGCGCATGTACCGTGGGCCGATGCCCGATGAAGTGATCTATCACCAACGTCGCAACGCATTTCGCGCCGCACTCAAGCTGGCTCAGCTGGTGGACGTCGAAATCGGTGGCGAGCGCCTGAAATCGACGCTGACCGGCAAATTGCTGGATATTTCCGCGACCGGCTGCAAGTTGCGCTTTGAAGGTGATGTGTCTGACCGCATGCAGCTGGGCCAGGTCTATGATCGTTTGGTCGCCAAACTGCCGTTTGGCGCCATGACTGCGCCGGTGGAATTACGTCATCTGCACTTCGAAGAGCGCTTTCATACCACCTTTGCCGGCGTGCGCTTTCACAACATGAGCGGGCTGGTACAGCGCCAGGTCGAACGTTTTGTCTACCAGTTGCAGCGTGAAGCGCGTCGCTTCGATAAAGACGACGACTTCTGA
- a CDS encoding MFS transporter: MRQIWKSFRALYFASLMMLIGSGLLSTYLALRLAADQVDSLWVGALMAANYFGLVLGGKIGHRLIGRVGHIRAYATCAGIVGAAVLGHGLISWLPAWLVLRVIVGLGMMCQYMVIESWLNEQAEAKQRGMVFSGYMIASYLGLVLGQLVLVVHPQLGPELLMLVALCFALCLVPVAMTRAIHPAPLHPAPLEPRFFMKRVPQSLTAVLGAGLIIGSFYGLAPVYAAEQGLSTEQVGLFMGCCILAGFLVQWPLGLLSDRYDRSVLMRVFAAALVVASLPLAVFPSVPVEVLFGVGFLASLMQFCLYPLAVAFANDHVEAERRVSLTAMLLMTYGIGASIGPLAAGVVMKVFGGHMLYVFVCGAAAILVLLIRPKAVTHLHQVENAPLHHVAMPDSMSSSPLVVALDPRVDEQVVQEQMQTAVEPEVVDETEPDLQPEAESVADARTEVVEEEREGENETWKA; this comes from the coding sequence ATGCGCCAAATCTGGAAATCCTTTCGAGCGCTTTATTTTGCCTCGTTGATGATGTTGATCGGCTCGGGTCTGCTGAGCACCTATCTGGCCCTGCGCCTGGCGGCCGATCAGGTCGACAGCCTGTGGGTCGGTGCGTTGATGGCCGCGAACTATTTTGGCCTGGTCCTGGGTGGCAAGATCGGTCACCGCCTGATCGGCCGCGTCGGGCATATTCGTGCGTATGCCACCTGCGCCGGGATTGTCGGTGCGGCGGTGCTCGGGCACGGGCTGATCAGTTGGCTGCCGGCCTGGCTGGTGCTGCGGGTGATCGTCGGTCTGGGCATGATGTGTCAATACATGGTCATCGAGAGCTGGCTCAACGAACAGGCCGAAGCCAAACAGCGCGGCATGGTGTTCAGCGGCTACATGATCGCGTCCTACCTGGGGCTGGTGCTGGGCCAACTGGTGCTGGTGGTTCACCCGCAACTCGGGCCTGAGCTGCTGATGCTGGTGGCGTTGTGTTTTGCGCTGTGTCTGGTGCCCGTCGCCATGACCCGCGCCATTCACCCGGCGCCCTTGCATCCGGCGCCACTGGAACCGCGGTTCTTCATGAAGCGCGTACCGCAATCGCTGACGGCGGTGCTGGGCGCGGGGCTGATCATCGGTTCGTTCTATGGCCTTGCGCCGGTTTACGCGGCTGAGCAGGGTCTGTCCACCGAGCAGGTCGGTCTGTTCATGGGCTGCTGCATTCTCGCCGGGTTTCTGGTGCAGTGGCCGCTGGGCCTGCTGTCGGACCGCTATGACCGCTCCGTGCTGATGCGGGTATTTGCGGCCGCGCTGGTGGTGGCGTCATTGCCGCTGGCGGTGTTCCCCAGCGTGCCGGTCGAGGTGCTGTTCGGCGTCGGCTTCCTGGCCTCGCTGATGCAGTTCTGTCTTTACCCGCTGGCTGTGGCGTTCGCCAATGACCACGTCGAGGCCGAGCGACGGGTCTCGCTGACTGCAATGCTGCTCATGACCTACGGTATCGGCGCAAGCATCGGCCCGCTGGCCGCGGGTGTGGTCATGAAAGTGTTCGGCGGCCATATGCTGTATGTGTTCGTCTGCGGCGCTGCTGCGATTCTCGTGCTGCTGATCCGGCCCAAGGCTGTTACTCACCTGCATCAGGTGGAGAACGCTCCACTGCATCACGTTGCGATGCCAGACAGCATGTCCAGTTCGCCATTGGTGGTAGCGCTTGACCCGCGGGTGGATGAGCAGGTGGTGCAAGAGCAGATGCAGACAGCCGTCGAGCCCGAAGTGGTTGACGAGACTGAGCCGGATCTGCAGCCAGAAGCAGAGTCAGTGGCCGATGCCAGGACTGAGGTTGTCGAAGAGGAGCGAGAGGGCGAGAACGAGACCTGGAAGGCCTGA
- a CDS encoding class I SAM-dependent methyltransferase: MLLAKKYCQGHGIELGAAAHNAFNLASCLNVAPCNGVEFLHPRDMEDYQQYFVEQMKVSGDVSKVDMLGDFQYIHTADASVDYLISSHVIEHVPNLFSAYVEALRVLKNGGVFFCIFPKRTAARTDRARRLTTLAQMIEDYENKVDMTTVAEGEWRGHYQVFSLQSMIRAVNHVNTSGLGCWYIECVEETDSKVGNGHTLVLRKVEGLSAEKWQDVADFNTQFNQLLMAGKLENALTLTKILLSFNFFDATKLHLAGALSRQLGHFAEGVEFLRQALVVDPENEEYRKEFIEVTGVPFHNPVL; encoded by the coding sequence ATGCTGTTAGCTAAGAAGTACTGCCAGGGCCACGGTATCGAGTTGGGGGCTGCCGCTCATAACGCCTTCAACCTGGCCAGTTGCCTGAATGTTGCGCCTTGCAACGGTGTCGAGTTTTTGCACCCTCGTGATATGGAAGATTATCAGCAGTACTTCGTCGAGCAGATGAAAGTCTCGGGCGATGTGTCGAAAGTCGACATGCTCGGCGACTTTCAATACATTCATACCGCAGATGCGTCGGTTGATTACCTCATCAGTTCGCACGTCATCGAGCACGTTCCCAATCTGTTTTCCGCTTACGTCGAAGCGCTCCGGGTGCTGAAGAACGGCGGCGTGTTCTTCTGTATCTTCCCCAAACGCACGGCCGCGCGGACCGATCGCGCGCGTCGTTTGACGACGTTGGCGCAGATGATCGAAGACTATGAAAACAAGGTCGACATGACCACCGTCGCTGAAGGCGAATGGCGCGGTCACTATCAGGTGTTTTCCTTGCAGAGCATGATCCGCGCCGTCAATCACGTGAACACCTCGGGTCTGGGCTGCTGGTACATCGAGTGCGTTGAAGAGACCGATTCGAAAGTAGGCAACGGCCACACCCTCGTGTTGCGCAAGGTAGAAGGGCTGTCGGCCGAGAAGTGGCAGGACGTCGCTGATTTCAATACGCAGTTCAATCAGCTGTTGATGGCCGGCAAACTGGAAAATGCTCTGACGCTGACCAAAATTCTGCTGTCTTTCAATTTTTTCGATGCCACCAAACTGCATCTCGCCGGTGCTCTGAGTCGCCAGTTGGGCCACTTTGCCGAGGGCGTCGAGTTTCTGCGTCAGGCCCTGGTGGTCGATCCGGAGAACGAGGAGTACCGAAAGGAGTTCATCGAAGTGACTGGAGTGCCATTCCACAATCCGGTGCTTTGA